The genomic DNA tttgactgtagtttgttgctgttttaattatttgttactaaaatgcaaaataaataaatcttgcTTCCATCTCCTCAAACATGATTTGCTTCTATTTTACATCAGTGATATAAATAATTGCTTTGGAGTCAGAAAAACAAGCGGTGAAATGATGTTACTGAACTTTGCCAAGATGCTACGATGCAACTTCTtttcacatttctgtgtttgaattTCTGTCTAAATAATCAATGTTAGGACAGCagataattctttttttttcattattgattggCCTTCTTAATCGTTCCTTAATTGGCTGAtatgttgtttggtccataaacaGACAGAAGATGGTGTAAAATAGCTTGAAGCTTCACAGCTtcaaaaacctcaaaatgacaagGAGTTGACTGTCAAAGAGAAGCAAACaaaccagaacatatttacagaatatgatcattattattattagtagtattattattattattattattattattattattattattattagaaacaAATACTCAAATTGCTCAAAATAGTTTGTGATTAATACAACTGTAACtaattaattgttgcagcttgAATAATAACACTTACACTacataaacacaatatttagtTAGTTTCAGGCAGCTATTTCTTGTGACTTGAATTTTTGAATGCAACAATAACGGTCAGATGTTAATGCTCAACTTTAGGGCTGAAACTATTTCTGCATTAGTCGatatcaactattttgataatagattAATATTgggttttagttgttttttttaagaattaaaacaagttttcagattgttttcagctttttaaatgtgattatttgctGGTTtactttgctccatttaacaaagaaatcattaaaactgaatgattttggatcatgtacaaaaaaaggacatttgagaacctcatcatttacaggtttgacacattttctgacattttattgaccgAACGATTACTCCATCGGTTACAGCTACTGACCCTCGTCAACATTAAGTATTTCCTTAAATCATTGCTCAATTATTCATCAAGGATGATCTTCCAAATTATATTTTCATGCGAAATGATTTGCGGCGCCAGCAGAACAATGCCAGACCTTTTGAAAGCTGCTTTATTTTTCGCCATCCTGAATTGGgccaaaaataaagcaaatattaaATCCATTCATCTAATGTTATTATTTCCCTCGTATATCACTCCCTGTGAAACTGATGAAAGGAGATATGTGAAGCTCAGATACTATCTTTATAAACAGATTCTATTTGCGGCACACGCCGGATTTATCACAGCCCTTCTGTCAAAACCAGGACTCTGCCGTGTTATCTCGCAGTCTGATGAGTCATGTACGGACGCCTAACATATTTTTCCTgctaaataaagaaaaccaaTCTGATATCAAAGCTGGTTAAAGTAGCAGATGTGCACTCCGCTGGagtctgacagaaccagacctTTGTTGTGCCTCGGCACACAAAGCGCACACATGATTAAGCTTGAAGgcagatgaggaaaaaaaaaaagaaaaaaaaaaagttgcagtcGTACTCCATTAGCTGTTTTACTGCTGTGTCAGAGGATGTTTCTGCGGGAATTCAGCTCCCAACAATGATGGCGACTGTCACTGGAGTCCGTGCAGTGAGAGATCGTATCAGGTGATCGTATCAAGAGATTTATCACTCTGTAACTACATCCTGTATCATGATTTGAGCTTTATCAATTTTTTGATAAGTATGTTTTGTCAAAAACGGATGCATCAATTTCTCTTTGATTAGTTTAGTCGGAAATAATTGACATTTCATTTTGGAAATACAGGAAGTACATTAATGTGGATCTAAAACTGAAGATGGTAGCAtagtgtttttcacaaaaactacctgttgcctctttaaccctttttttgcttattttaaccataaaaaggccataaaatgtcctgtgagtaaagtgcttttgcccatttttctagAATAACTCAAtatttggcagttatttacaaattAGTGCATGTTAaaattttgcatgttaaatttgtagagctgaaacaattactcgattaatcgattgctaAACAAATCGGCGACTAAtttgataatggattaatcggtttgaagcttctCACTATTAAAAcgagatttctgatcgtttcagcttcttaaatgtaagtattttctgttttcttggcTCCATATCacagagaaatcattacaactgactcattttggtttgtggacaagacaagacatttgagatcaccatcatttccatgtttgacaaacTCTGATCAAcggttttcaacattttctggaaacAACgatttctcgattaatcgagaaaatgatcGACGGATCaatcaattgtgaaaataatcgttagttgcagctcagtgtaacacatatttaaaataacatttgtttgagtttttgtctctatgtccaaaaacaggccaaagacGCTGATGAAGGGTTAAGATGGAAATGATCTTTATattaatttttcttctttcttctaccGTCCTTGAACTGAAGGACTCACACTTCCCACTGTCGGTGTCggtgtacatttttaaagtttggtTACGTAGGTGAAGACGGTGTGTTTTTTCAGagattattaataatgataataataataaataaatgttttatttagtagGTGCCTTTCACGACCCCTTACAAAtagcaaattaaaaaataagaacGTAGATTAAAAAAGGCCAATTAAAATGAGTAGAAAATAAATAGCACATGGTCATAATGACTAATAAGGTGGGTTTTAAATATGGGCAGAGAGTCGCAATCATAAATAGATTGTGGAATAGAGCTACTGTAATAAGTCTCTGaactactttttattttataactaaaataaaaagtagttCAGAAACATACTCAAGAGTCGCCAGTCACATACGCCTTCCATGTTTTTCACAAACTGTGTAATATCttcaaaataaactgaaaaactATGAATGCAAGTGGATTTCAGGTTGGTTGAAAGCATGAAATAACATATTGACTAATACTGAAGGCTTACCTTTCCCACATACCATAACCACTGGTATTGAcccttttcttcccttttctgTCGGCGTCTTAGACCGGAGCCTTCAAGAGAAACTTCAGCTCTCCACTGCTCACCATTGATCCACTGGGTGTGGTCAGAGAGGCTCCTGCTGCTCAGGGTGAGTGATGGAAAACGCTGGCTGATTTATCACATCAGCAAACAGCTCAGAAAACTCTCAGGATGAGTAATCACTCAGTCCTTGGTGCTTGTCAGGCCACTgtgccggtgtgtgtgtgtgtgtgtgccttgtcACTACGTTGTCAGCTATAAATTTGCGCATATGTTGCTCTGTTCCACCTTGTCTGCCTGTGGGTAGAAGCAGATAATGGCATTGTTGACCCCGTGTATGAAGCACTGCGCTACGGGACATCGCTGGCTCAGATGAGCCGCTCCAGCTTCGGCAGTATCTCAGAGTCTCCCTGTCATGAGGTATAAAACACTCGCGCAGCAACACGCTCATTCATACACCGTGAATTCATGCTGACATTAGGCGCACAAACAATATTGTTGAATTTGCTGTTTCACCAGGCAGAGAAACTGCAAGACAAACTAGAAAACCAGCCTATTGCTGAAGAGGAACACATCCCAGGAAGTAAGTAACAGAGTTTTCCTTATCATTTTCTTTAAGTTAAGAaatgtttgttggttttttgtttttttttgatggtaCTTGCCTTATTTAGTCCACTTTATGTATAGTTGGCCCTTTGCACATCAGCCATTTTGGGGACACAGTACAAGAAATATAGCAAGTGCAAATAATTGATTTAATAATGGCtgagtttcatttaaaaaaaaaatacacatacacatcatGTAAGCTTGTATAGACAACGATAATTAATAtaatcctacacacacacacacacaaagacatttgacaTCCCCTGCTGATTATAGTTGACTTACTTTTATGCACTTCATGTTAAAGCAGTCTTTTCCGAGTCATAACAGAGTTGGGAGTTGAGAGGGAATGGTGTCATGGTGCGCCAGTTCCTCAAATGACATAAATTTGTCACCAAAGAGCTGGCGTTTAACTTAAAACACCATCAGTGACGGATCCAGAGAGCTGCAGCCTATGACTAGCGAGTCTGTTTGGGTGCATCGCTGCCTTTTCTGCAGCTCATTTCTCTTCATATGAGGCAGGCTGTTTCCCCCCAGTTTTCCAGTCTTTGTGCTAAATTAAGCAAACCACCTGCTGGTTGTAGTTCACATTAAAGTGGTGTTGATGTgctcatataaataaataagcatatttcccttcattgtttttcatccaacacaaaaagaaaatacatagcATAATGTGGTAGTCTAAATACTGCTGTATGTTGGTCATGCTCTGGTAAACATTGCCTTTTATAGGCGTATGTCACATCTCAGTATGGGCATGTGTTAATTCATTCTAAATAATATCATCTTTTCATTTCGTCAGTATGAAATAAGAAGCTAGAGAGTCAAATTCACCATCTTTGAAGAAGTGAAGATGTTTGTGTTAAGCCCGTGTCTCATTCgttaaatcattttcaaaataaaacaaaattgatTACGGCTCATTTTCTGATTTTGAAATTCGAATGAACTAATGATACACGGATTGGTCTAAAAATACAtgtatcataataataataataataacaataatacactgCACTGATCCTTCATACCCACCCTGTTATCATATATTTGGAATAGACACAactatgatttatttataaatgtgtgcTAATAACTAGACGATGGGTTCTTAAATGCTTTTGTTAAAATGCACAGAAGCATTGCAACATTGCAAACGGAACGCACGGGCCTTAAGGACATTATAGAggtggtgtgtgtctgtctctgtgtgtgtgttctttcccCACTTTAGTGGCAGGAGAAGGgatcatctgtgtttgtgctgctgccaCTTCAGTTACTGACCTTCACTAAGACCTTCCTTCTGTTTGCTGCAAAGTGACaggacctctctctctctctctcgcccccccccccccctccccccttcacatgtttattaatgctgtgtctcattgtgtgtttcttttttccttccctctcttccttttCACTCTTTGCGTTTTCACGTCGGTCTCTCCAGTGCTCACCCCTCCTGAAAGCGAGAAGGCCGATTCAGAAGACAGGGTCAGTCTGAAGGTGTGCAGTCGGCATTCATCTCATCATTCAGccgcattttctctttttctctccattcttCTGAAACCGATAATGTCTTTAAAACTCTCCGTATTTGTCTTTTCGTCAGACTCCCAAACGAGTAGAGGTCCACTCCATCCACACCTACGTGGCGCTCTACAAGTTCCTCCCTCAGGAGAAGGACGACTTGGAGCTACAGTCAGTTCACTTTCTTTTGCGTTCTGTGTGTGAGCGCATGAGAGTAAGCGGTTAAGAGAAGTGTTTACCTGGACAAAATTCCACTCGCACTCAAACAACATCTGCTTCCTCAgcgggacacacacacacacacacacacacgcgggggGGGTTGTAGGGTTCAGGGTGGTGGGAGGAAAGGAGCGCACTGCGAGTCCGAGAAGGACAAACAGCTgcgagtgtgtgagagaagagaaagagtgTTTGTAGGATTGTAGGTGCAGGAAACTGCTGAGTGTGGTCACAATATGCATGTGGTGCTTTTTTATCTGACCGtccactcaaaaaaaaatcagattctAGTGAAGTTAATGGTCAAATCCTGACTTAACTAGGCTTCTCATGGAGCTTTTCTTTGACTGTTTTTCATCCAGGCCTGGAGACAGAGTCCAAGTCACAGATGACGCCAATGAGGACTGGTGGAAGGTGAGCGTTGTTCACACAGACAGTCGCAGTCGAGAGTCGGTGGGTGTGCTTGAAGGAGTGCAGGTGTGGGTGTCAGCAGAAGTCGTTCACGTGAAGAGGAAGATGTCTTTGTGTGAGGCGAATGAAGAGATTAAGCTTCACCTACACAGACGGGTCTTTAACATAAAAGGCACATTTCTGCTGGTGACACTTGTTACAGACTCTTGGCATGGATTTAAGTCAAATAACTTGCTTATTTCTGCTCTTTGATCGGCTATAGGGTTGGGTTTTTTGGAGCGTTCATACTGAAAAGCTTAATGGAAAGTAGCGTGAAACATtctctgtgatttaaatgtttaaaaaaataaaatccatgcATAATATAaagtagatggatggatggatggatggatagatttGAATTCACTGTTTCTGTGATAAATTTAGAGGAATATTTATGCGACTGGTCATGCAAACAAGGACTGCGGATCACGTTGTGGAAGCTGCCtgtgttaaaacacaaatatgtcattttttgtgtttgttttcagtcaacaAGCCAATGAATTTTGGCCGATTACTTAAAGGACAgcgtgtgtttctctgtgtgtgtgtgcgcgtgttgaACTCAGGGGAAAAGCAGAGACAAGGTGGGATTTTTCCCAGCCAACTTTGTGCAGCGGGTCCGCCCCAGCGAGCGGGTGTGGAAGGTCACCGCCGGTTTCCACGGCAACCGAGACAAAGGCCAGATGACTGTAAAGGAGGCCCAGGTGAACAGGCATAACATGACACATCcccataaacacatttttaaaacgtATGCAAATTCGTGCAGAAAGAGATTAGCAGAGAGTAAAGCATGTTGTCTTGGAGGGCAGCTTACTTTCCcctccttccccccccccaccctctgctctctctctctctgcagatctGTGTGGGGAAGAACGAGGACGCTGACGGTTTCCTGCGGCTGACGAGCGGCAAGAAGAGAGGCCTGGTCCCTGTGAAGTATCTGCTGGAAATATGATGGCGGCGCATTTCTCCGTGACCCTCGGTTTGATAGAGACGTTCACTATGACAGAGAGATGCTCAGGAGTGTTTACCCAAACACCTCTCTGACCACCAGCCACCCACATCACCACCGCCCCTCCAAAAACAGTGGCATGGAAGTAGCAGCTCGAGTGGACGACAACGACGACGACCGGCAATGTGGTTTTTGACCACTGAGGTGAAAGGTTAAGACGGGGGGGGCGGCGACTTCTTCACGGTTCTTTAGagctactgttttttttttttttaccgtagCACAAGTTTTACTTTGTGTGGTTCCATACACACTCACCACAGATATGTAGCATCACATAAAAGGGGATACGTGTGCAGGAAGTTTGGCTACCTCATTAGCCACCTGTATTGGCCTCCCACCTGCGAAAAAGACAAGAGGATGACTTTATGCGACGCCGAGGCCCGTCTGAGGACCTTCCTGTCTTCATTCTGTTGTTTGTGAAAAGGAGACATACGAGATTGTGAATCAGGATTGTAGCCCATTTTGTCCGGTTGTTTCCTTTTGGCTCAGTAGATTCAGCTAAAGTAATGAAATGACACAGTTTTGTGGATGTGCAGACTCGCACATGTGCGCCCAGCTGCTCTCGTGTCGGATTCCTCATGTGTCACTGCTGCTATTCGCCACAAAACGATTCAGGTATTACATCATGTACAAATTTTAAAAGAATTCTCTGCCACACGTTGGTCAAATGAaagtcacaacacacacacactgtatgtcaGACTGTTCTGCTGTGATTAGATTACAGTGCATTTTTGCTCTTCACAGCACCGATGTGACAAATGCTCTCCGTGCACCTCAGGggagcttctctctctctctctgtgtgttggctcTCCGTACGCCCTTCAGTCACACTGACTTTCCACACTCACAGATTTTTATAGCTCCCTCTGTTCCGCGCAACGCTAAAGATCAATCACTAGATTCTGCTTCCTTGTTGTTCTAGTCTGCGTCGTCCATGGTTTATGTGCATCTAATGTCCCGTGTTATTCAGTCGCCTGTTCGCcgcctcgtgtgtgtgttttcttccagggagcaaaaaggaaaaataaataaataaataataataatgtaattcaggataatgaattaaaaaccaAACTCAGTGTTGTCACAGAAGATCATACACTTGTCCGAAAACACGCTGAGATTTCTTTTGATAAAAGGCTACGTTTCACACAGCACACGTGGTTACTGTTAAGTAACAATGAGGGACTgttatgttattgttgctgtaatTAAAGGTGATAAAGGGCAACCGTGACCTCACATCATTTGATTTATTGCTCTATTACAATAAACCACAAGGCAGGAACACACTGCCTTTGTTGCAGCAATAACTGTAAATACAACGATGACAGTATTTGTAAATAGCTTTAAAAAGatgctgtgtgtatatatacatgcatacatatatatatatatatataaatatcggCTCTGAATAGCACTCTGACCTGGTGGACTGCAGCTATCCATGAGCCAAGTAAGGGCATTAACTACAGGAGATTATTCTTTATTGTCCCActtataaatgtatgtaatgcATCTATATGCTTAAATAACATCTCGCCCTGTCAgcacaaatctttttaaatactACTATGCACAACTGTTCTGGTCACTCACTTTAGTTTGCTTGtgtactctctctcttttacacacacacactcacatacacacatgcctGTGTCAGTTCTCACTGTGCTTTTGCTTTGTCGATAATGATTCACGTTTCCCGTTCTCGGACGAGAACCACGACTGGCTCAGGATCAGTATTACCCAGGTACAATACCATTATTACTTCAATGCACAGTACCATGCTGGTTCTCTGCATGGCTCGCTGCTCCGTGATCCTCACAACTCTCAATAAAAGTCTGATGAAATCTCGCGCCGTGTGACCTTTCATTGAGATATTATTCATACTTTGTTCTCTTCAGtgaaattactttttttgtttcacaattCATGGCACTATCAGTTCAGAAAGTACGCTGAACAGTTGTAACTGGATTTGTACTGCAAAgtcatttctgattgtttcaaaTCCATCAAAGGTCTTCCTCGCGCTGATGATTTGTTTTGCATTCAAATGCTACATAATTAAAGCAGATCTATGCAGGATTCTTAccgagtcattgtgatggttaaatgtgttgttgcatggagattgggggctgtctgttagctgtgccaatctcagctgacataggatgaTAGGCGGGTACGcagggacacacatagagacaaacaaccattcacactcgtACTCCAATTTGCCCGATCCCCAAAatcggcatgtttttggattgtggaaaccggagaacccggagaaaacccacgaaggcacggggagaacatgcaaactgcagaaaggcccttgttccaaaaATTCattgcaaatgttttattaaatatgaaGAGCAACCGGACCTTGTTGTCATATTACACAGAAGATAAACAATGTGTATTTGTTGAACTAAGTCAATTTTGGAGAATTGCAGCTTTTAacataaatgcatcagcacTGTAACATATAAAGTAGAACTGCAATGTGTGGACAACCTCGTGTGAACAAACTTTTCCGCTGTTATTTACCCTTGATTAACTTTGAGTTGGGGTCACTGTCTGATTAGTGTCGATCAGTGACGCTCCTGAACCAAACGCTTCATGGGTTGATGTGTTTATTCAGGCTGTATCTGGCTGTCTCGTCATTAACATCGACTATGATTTTGTGGCACATTGTGATGCTGAAATGTGATGTTTAGCACAAAAGCCAAAGCTGTTGCTGATGGAAAGTATTGGAAAAGCAAGAGCTTCAGCTATTTTGGTCTGAAGCAAAGCGACTGCCAGATATTTCCATGTATCCACTTTGGTGTTTTCTCAGTCCATCTTCTAAACAGCACTAATCGCTGCACTTTTAAAAATCCTAAGATGTCCCCTTTTCACGGTCACATCATTTAGgtgaagttgatatttttcATCTGAGATGACAGTGCAGAGCCTGGGCAGGCTGCACGTTCTTAATGTGCATAAATAATATGATTAACTCCCTGTAAAATTAATTGGCAATGGTGGAGCTGCTGGCAGGTCATAGCTGGCAGAGAGcgtgttgtgtgtctctgcgtgtgtgttgtatgtgtccCTGCTGTGGTGTGAGGAACATTTCTCAAATCATGACCCAGTTCTGCTATCAAACTGaatcaaatgtgattttttttatttttttttcctgtctcaatagagagggagagagaccaAAATGTGTGCAACTGGCAGCACACCAAGCTTCTCATTTTCTAAAATTGCTGACTTTGGTGCTGGAGATGGCATGGCGCGCTCTCTCTACTAACTGCACCAGTAagctctcactttctctctcactctcactgccTCTCTTCCATGATAATGAGCAGAGGAATTTGAAATCCTGGCTCAAATAGCGGTGATAAGCACTGGTATATAAGACCGAGCCGTCATGTGTCCCGCAGCAAATCATTTCCACTCTTCTGTCCTCCTGCAACATATCCATCAACATGATGACAAGACGTTGAAGTGTTTAGTTCGAGGCAACAAATCCAGAGGATGAAATGAAACGGCTCATTAAATTGAGCATTTGATGCCGTTATGATTCCCTGCCTTATTATAATGTTCACAttcactgtgtgctgtgaaaacCCAGCACCACCGCTGGACGAGATCACAGCAGGGGGGTGACGATTTCAGCACAGGGGCGTCGACAGGAAGCAGGAATATAGCAACAATGCAAATtctggagggggaaaaaaaaaaaatatccctgCTCAAAATAGCACTGGATTATATAgtcagggaggagaggaaaggaggacagggaggagaggaggacaggagtGTCAGTGGGTAATAAAGCCTGTTGGTGCATGGcaaagaaaaggcaaaaaaaacacttcccggatcaaataaaaaaatcatctaTTTTCCCCTAACGTTGCTTCTTTCCCTGTGTGcttagatgtttgtttgtttgtttgttttacagcacACCCCGGTGACTGCAGTGCAGTCTGTTGCCCACATGGCACTGATTTATTGTGTCAACTTGCTGATATGTGACCCTGTCACTCACGTCATGGCACACAGCGTAAGcttcagcagcacagaggcCGGTAGAGTAGCGATAATAATAAACTTCTCCCCTCGGGAAGGAGTGCAGAGTCGGcagcattttttcttttaaatgatgtaTGGACAGGTTGCTGTGTGTTCTAAGTCATTCCAGTCACCGTGAGTTCAGGAGAGTGGATTGAAAACTAAAGTACATCTATATGTGCTGGCAGGAGAACTCCTGAATATATGGGCAGCTTCTGTTTGGTCTCCAACACGTCCTGAGGGTGTTTAGCCATTAAATGACCCACTGTGTTCACCATCTGGCTGAGGACTAATGAGAGATGAACCAAACAGTAAAGTTACCCgaacaacaaaacaagatgaAAGATGCAAAAAGATGCTTCCTAACCTGagtctgaaaaaaagaaaagaaaatcacattcaGAATATTTAAGAAATTGGTTGTTACGGTTGCTCCTTCGGGAaataaattaacacattttatatgtatgacaaaaaaatatgtgcTTATGACCCTTTAAATTCTGTGACACATGTAACTGAGTATGTGTGAATGCAGTgtaaaaactgtgaaaacagtTTGAATTTGCAGTAACAGCAGATAATGTCTGCACATGGATTGATGTCCCACGTATTCTGTTATTGTACAAATGATGGATATAATGTCAGTTGCCTCATAGTAGTTATTCCAATTTAGGTTATTTCTGCTGACTGGTCTCTGCGTGGTTATAGCACTGATGCCTAATGACAAGAAGGTTCTTGGTTNNNNNNNNNNNNNNNNNNNNNNNNNNNNNNNNNNNNNNNNNNNNNNNNNNNNNNNNNNNNNNNNNNNNNNNNNNNNNNNNNNNNNNNNNNNNNNNNNNNNNNNNNNNNNNNNNNNNNNNNNNNNNNNNNNNNNNNNNNNNNNNNNNNNNNNNNNNNNNNNNNNNNNNNNNNNNNNNNNNNNNNNNNNNNNNNNNNNNNNNTCTCAGTGACAGGAACGGGCGCTACAAGTCCAGAGGTAAAAGACGGTGCACTGACATCCAGGAGTAGCAAAGAGTCAGTGTTGTTCGTTTGAACGGGACAGAGAAGGCACAGTCGGCCCCGGGGCTGACACATGAAAGCTGTCTTTGAAGGCCCGACACACTGGGAATGGTAGAT from Solea solea chromosome 21, fSolSol10.1, whole genome shotgun sequence includes the following:
- the LOC131448563 gene encoding SH3 and cysteine-rich domain-containing protein 2-like isoform X1, whose translation is MTEISEKENEATVPSQPESKLQRLKRSLSFKAVMRSKSVDNFFQRSNGETRPPSALINPPPTTPAFSELPPTFEHSPSLSPSISPDPSLSSHSPSVSPSLSVTSKTQPKSQVQPAKTHCFQEHVFRRATSCQRCKHMIQGNSKQGLRCKACKLATHLWCSSELSQQPCNGKTGAFKRNFSSPLLTIDPLGVVREAPAAQEADNGIVDPVYEALRYGTSLAQMSRSSFGSISESPCHEAEKLQDKLENQPIAEEEHIPGMLTPPESEKADSEDRVSLKTPKRVEVHSIHTYVALYKFLPQEKDDLELQPGDRVQVTDDANEDWWKGKSRDKVGFFPANFVQRVRPSERVWKVTAGFHGNRDKGQMTVKEAQICVGKNEDADGFLRLTSGKKRGLVPVKYLLEI
- the LOC131448563 gene encoding SH3 and cysteine-rich domain-containing protein 2-like isoform X2 — translated: MTEISEKENEATVPSQPESKLQRLKRSLSFKAVMRSKSVDNFFQRSNGETRPPSALINPPPTTPAFSELPPTFEHSPSLSPSISPDPSLSSHSPSVSPSLSVTSKTQPKSQVQPAKTHCFQEHVFRRATSCQRCKHMIQGNSKQGLRCKACKLATHLWCSSELSQQPCNGKTGAFKRNFSSPLLTIDPLGVVREAPAAQEADNGIVDPVYEALRYGTSLAQMSRSSFGSISESPCHEAEKLQDKLENQPIAEEEHIPGMLTPPESEKADSEDRTPKRVEVHSIHTYVALYKFLPQEKDDLELQPGDRVQVTDDANEDWWKGKSRDKVGFFPANFVQRVRPSERVWKVTAGFHGNRDKGQMTVKEAQICVGKNEDADGFLRLTSGKKRGLVPVKYLLEI